A stretch of Candidatus Zixiibacteriota bacterium DNA encodes these proteins:
- a CDS encoding sigma-54 dependent transcriptional regulator, which translates to MPTILVVDDDANLRFAFGRILDPRKYRIDEAESGEEALRKLKERSYSAVFLDLRMPGRSGLDVLPAIRTLNPKVPVIMMTAYGGTEDAIEAVKRGAYDFILKPFDVEEIRRLAEQADTAYRLMTRAVRMEVQDAELPEEADTLVGRSRPMQEVYKQIGRVASSDASVLIIGASGTGKELVARAIYHHSKRADKLFLAVNCAAIPEGLLESELFGHERGAFTSAEQRRLGKFERAHGGTLFLDEIGDMSPVTQSKILRVLQDGVIERVGGSEPITVDVRIVAATHRDLPDMVAKGTFRADLYFRLNVFTINLPSLNDRRDDIPQLVRYCVRRSSARQNKSIEHVPQETVARLMAHDWRGNVRELENVIDRAVIVTAGTTLLPESISFQETAPHPVDSAANELTNEHLLDLVFERLVAAYDDGHGPSILTTVEHEMLIRALKYLDGNQAQAASVLGMSRQTLRNRLSSRDAGSGRNNADTE; encoded by the coding sequence ATGCCGACAATTCTGGTCGTTGACGACGACGCCAATCTGCGCTTCGCATTCGGTCGGATACTCGACCCCAGGAAGTATCGTATTGACGAAGCCGAATCCGGCGAAGAGGCGCTCAGAAAACTCAAGGAGCGCTCGTACTCGGCGGTCTTTCTTGATCTGCGGATGCCGGGACGCTCCGGGCTCGATGTCCTCCCCGCCATTCGCACGCTCAATCCCAAAGTGCCGGTCATCATGATGACCGCCTACGGCGGCACCGAGGACGCCATCGAGGCGGTCAAACGCGGTGCGTACGATTTCATCCTCAAACCCTTCGATGTTGAGGAGATTCGCCGTTTGGCCGAGCAGGCCGACACCGCCTATCGGCTGATGACCCGCGCAGTTCGGATGGAAGTCCAGGATGCTGAACTGCCCGAGGAAGCCGACACGCTGGTCGGCCGCTCGCGACCGATGCAGGAAGTCTACAAGCAGATCGGTCGCGTCGCGTCATCCGACGCGAGCGTCCTGATTATCGGCGCGTCCGGCACGGGTAAGGAACTTGTGGCGCGGGCGATCTACCACCATTCCAAACGCGCCGACAAACTCTTCCTGGCGGTCAACTGCGCCGCCATCCCGGAGGGGCTGTTGGAAAGCGAGCTGTTCGGCCATGAACGGGGCGCGTTCACGTCGGCCGAACAACGACGCCTCGGCAAGTTCGAACGAGCGCACGGCGGCACTTTGTTTCTCGATGAGATCGGCGACATGAGCCCGGTGACACAATCGAAGATTCTGCGCGTGCTGCAGGATGGTGTCATCGAGCGCGTCGGCGGCAGCGAACCGATCACCGTCGATGTGCGGATTGTCGCGGCCACACACCGCGACCTGCCCGACATGGTCGCCAAGGGGACGTTCCGCGCAGACCTCTACTTCCGACTCAATGTCTTTACGATCAATCTGCCGTCGCTCAACGACCGGCGCGATGACATTCCGCAGTTGGTGCGCTATTGCGTGCGCCGCAGCAGCGCCCGGCAGAACAAGTCGATCGAACATGTCCCGCAGGAAACGGTCGCCCGGTTGATGGCGCACGATTGGCGCGGCAATGTGCGTGAGCTGGAAAACGTCATCGATCGCGCGGTCATCGTCACAGCCGGCACGACATTACTGCCCGAATCGATCTCGTTTCAGGAGACAGCACCCCACCCGGTCGATAGCGCCGCAAACGAATTGACAAACGAACATCTGTTGGATCTCGTCTTTGAACGTCTGGTGGCGGCGTACGACGACGGCCATGGCCCGTCCATTCTGACGACTGTGGAGCATGAAATGCTGATCCGCGCACTAAAGTACCTTGATGGAAATCAGGCGCAGGCCGCATCTGTGCTGGGCATGTCGCGTCAGACTCTCCGTAACCGTCTCTCATCGCGCGACGCAGGCAGCGGTAGGAACAATGCGGATACGGAGTGA
- a CDS encoding aconitate hydratase, giving the protein MSKNVVQKIISSHLVDGTIAAGAPIAIRIDQTLTQDATGTMAYLQFEALGLERVRTKKSVSYVDHNMLQTGFENADDHRYLQSVAAKFGIDFSRPGNGICHQVHLERYGVPGMTLLGSDSHTPTNGGLGMLAIGAGGLDVAVAMAGGAFHFTMPQVVRVNLLGKLNPWVAAKDIILEILRQRTVKGGIGKIFEYTGEGVATLSVPERATITNMGAELGATTSIFPSDEQTKRYLAFQERPSDWFALAADPDAEYDEVLTIDLSALAPMIAQPHSPDKVVAVRDVAGLKVDQVCVGSCTNSSLYDLLVTASILKGRHVHPNVSMTVTPGSRQVFTAIAQTGGLTDMIAAGARILESACGPCIGMGQAPPSGGVSIRSFNRNFEGRAGTKDANVYLASPQVCAVCALTGEITDPREWGVEPTVALPGSIPIDDALIEKPPANGDHVQIVRGPNIKPLPQMKPLPESIAAEVLLKVGDNITTDHIMPAGAKVLPLRSNIPAISEFVFVRIDPEFPKRAQEKGGGIIIGGDNYGQGSSREHAALAPAYLGVRAVIARSFARIHHANLINFGIPPLVFADPADYDGMQQGDMLELRDLRKSLRTGQPVDAVNRTRAGQFKLRYQLTGFNIEVLMAGGLLNYTRQGASRTATTTT; this is encoded by the coding sequence ATGAGTAAGAATGTCGTTCAGAAGATCATCAGTTCGCACCTGGTCGACGGTACGATCGCCGCCGGTGCGCCGATCGCCATCCGTATCGATCAGACCCTGACACAGGACGCGACCGGCACGATGGCCTACCTGCAGTTTGAGGCGCTGGGGTTGGAGCGCGTTCGAACCAAAAAGTCGGTGTCGTATGTCGATCACAACATGCTGCAGACCGGTTTTGAAAACGCCGACGACCATCGGTATCTGCAGTCGGTTGCCGCAAAGTTCGGGATCGACTTCTCGCGACCCGGCAACGGCATCTGCCACCAGGTGCATCTGGAGCGCTACGGCGTTCCCGGCATGACGCTATTGGGGTCCGACTCGCACACGCCGACCAACGGCGGGCTGGGGATGCTCGCCATCGGCGCTGGCGGGCTCGATGTCGCGGTCGCCATGGCGGGCGGCGCATTCCATTTCACGATGCCGCAGGTGGTGCGCGTCAACCTGCTCGGAAAACTCAATCCGTGGGTGGCCGCCAAGGACATCATTTTGGAGATCCTGCGGCAGCGGACGGTCAAGGGCGGTATCGGGAAAATTTTCGAATACACCGGCGAGGGCGTGGCGACGCTCTCTGTGCCGGAACGCGCCACCATCACCAACATGGGGGCGGAGCTGGGGGCAACGACGTCGATCTTTCCATCGGACGAACAGACAAAACGATACCTCGCGTTTCAAGAGCGGCCGTCCGACTGGTTTGCGCTGGCGGCCGATCCCGACGCGGAATATGACGAGGTGCTGACCATCGACCTGTCGGCGCTGGCACCGATGATCGCCCAGCCGCACTCGCCCGACAAGGTCGTCGCCGTGCGCGATGTCGCCGGACTGAAGGTCGATCAGGTCTGCGTCGGTTCCTGTACCAATTCATCGCTGTACGATTTGTTGGTCACGGCATCCATACTGAAGGGCCGTCATGTGCACCCGAACGTCAGCATGACCGTAACCCCGGGATCGCGACAGGTGTTCACCGCCATCGCTCAGACCGGCGGATTAACCGATATGATCGCCGCCGGGGCGCGCATCCTCGAATCGGCCTGCGGACCTTGTATCGGCATGGGCCAGGCGCCGCCGTCGGGAGGCGTCTCGATCCGCAGTTTCAATCGCAACTTTGAGGGACGCGCCGGGACCAAAGACGCCAATGTCTATCTCGCTTCGCCGCAAGTCTGCGCCGTCTGTGCGCTGACCGGCGAGATCACCGATCCGCGCGAGTGGGGAGTGGAGCCGACCGTCGCCCTTCCCGGATCGATTCCCATCGATGATGCGCTGATCGAGAAACCGCCGGCCAACGGCGATCATGTGCAAATCGTCCGCGGGCCGAACATCAAGCCGTTGCCGCAGATGAAACCGCTGCCGGAGTCGATTGCGGCCGAGGTCTTGCTGAAAGTCGGCGACAACATCACGACCGATCACATCATGCCGGCGGGCGCAAAAGTGCTGCCGCTGCGATCCAACATTCCCGCGATATCCGAATTTGTATTCGTGCGTATCGATCCGGAGTTTCCGAAACGGGCCCAGGAAAAAGGCGGCGGAATTATCATCGGCGGCGACAATTACGGGCAGGGTTCCTCGCGCGAACACGCCGCATTGGCGCCGGCCTATCTCGGAGTGCGGGCGGTCATCGCCCGTTCGTTCGCACGAATCCATCACGCCAATCTGATCAATTTCGGTATCCCGCCGCTGGTGTTCGCCGATCCGGCCGACTACGACGGAATGCAGCAGGGCGACATGCTCGAGCTGCGCGACCTGCGCAAATCGCTCCGCACAGGACAGCCGGTCGATGCCGTCAATCGGACACGCGCCGGACAGTTTAAGCTCCGGTACCAACTGACAGGATTCAATATCGAAGTCTTGATGGCCGGTGGATTGTTGAATTACACACGGCAAGGTGCGTCGCGCACTGCAACGACTACGACGTGA
- a CDS encoding DinB family protein produces the protein MTEIERIADQMRRAFEGGAWHGPSVTQVLEGIAPKQAAAAPITNGHSVWEIVLHMRTWIDVVHERIAGATVDVPDDRDWPAVSAVNASSWTRAQEELSIAHRALLDHVMSMTDMQLDQIPAGSKSTIYVQLHGAIQHNLYHAGQIAILRKAF, from the coding sequence ATGACTGAGATCGAACGAATCGCCGATCAGATGAGACGCGCATTCGAGGGCGGTGCCTGGCACGGGCCGTCGGTGACACAGGTACTGGAGGGGATCGCTCCCAAGCAAGCGGCGGCTGCGCCGATCACGAACGGACACTCTGTCTGGGAGATTGTCTTGCACATGCGGACCTGGATTGATGTCGTCCATGAGCGGATCGCCGGCGCCACGGTCGATGTCCCCGACGATCGAGACTGGCCGGCGGTGTCGGCGGTAAACGCCTCGTCCTGGACACGCGCACAGGAGGAACTGAGCATAGCGCACCGCGCGCTGCTGGATCATGTCATGAGTATGACTGACATGCAGCTTGACCAGATTCCCGCAGGCAGCAAGTCGACGATCTATGTGCAATTGCACGGGGCGATCCAGCACAATCTCTACCATGCCGGTCAGATCGCGATTCTGCGCAAGGCGTTCTGA
- a CDS encoding ABC transporter permease: MIASSQTTAVALPERMTRLRARRAAIWAAVKLGWAIEANWTDPFVFMIYQVVRPLFGAGILIVMFTVVTGKPANDPSMAQLFIGQAFFFMVLLSLENTGTIVFFDRERFQMIRYVYLAPIGFGWYMAARGLSQVIALMTAVVVTLTFGILIMGMPLSITPAEVPHLLLLLFLGGIATLALGVLLASITLTTAFHGLSIPDGVGGVLFLVSGAVFSFDILPGWVNSISRVLPWTYWLEGIRRIIVDRPFIASLQGLSDTDVMLMLVYGTVGAVAAAWATLRICTHAAISSGGLDMKTDH, translated from the coding sequence ATGATCGCGTCAAGCCAAACGACCGCTGTCGCGCTGCCCGAGCGCATGACCAGACTGCGGGCGCGCCGGGCGGCGATCTGGGCGGCGGTCAAACTGGGCTGGGCCATTGAGGCAAACTGGACCGACCCGTTTGTCTTCATGATCTATCAGGTGGTGCGCCCGTTGTTCGGCGCGGGGATATTGATCGTGATGTTCACGGTCGTCACCGGAAAGCCCGCCAATGACCCGTCGATGGCGCAACTGTTCATCGGGCAGGCGTTTTTCTTCATGGTGCTGCTGTCGTTGGAGAATACGGGCACGATCGTGTTCTTCGACCGCGAACGGTTTCAAATGATACGCTATGTCTATCTGGCGCCGATCGGTTTCGGTTGGTACATGGCAGCGCGTGGATTATCCCAGGTGATCGCATTAATGACCGCGGTCGTCGTAACGCTCACGTTCGGCATTCTGATCATGGGCATGCCCTTGTCGATCACTCCCGCCGAAGTACCTCATCTGCTGCTGCTTTTGTTTCTGGGCGGCATCGCGACATTGGCGCTGGGTGTGCTGTTGGCGTCGATTACCTTGACGACCGCGTTTCATGGTCTCTCCATTCCCGACGGTGTGGGCGGCGTGCTGTTTCTTGTGAGTGGTGCGGTGTTCTCGTTCGATATCCTGCCGGGCTGGGTCAACTCGATCAGCCGCGTGCTGCCCTGGACCTATTGGTTGGAAGGGATTCGCCGGATCATCGTCGATCGGCCGTTTATCGCCTCGCTGCAGGGTCTGTCGGATACGGATGTGATGCTCATGCTGGTGTATGGGACGGTCGGCGCCGTGGCCGCGGCATGGGCAACATTGCGCATCTGCACACACGCGGCCATTTCCAGTGGCGGATTGGACATGAAAACCGATCATTAA
- a CDS encoding ABC transporter permease: MSGRLQTNLRAIWGRAYVRVVGANREPSWLIFDVLFPLLAAFGFALVYRGMGAPETYIGFVVVSGAMLAFWQNILWAMAAQFHWEKEMGNLELYLIAPVARMSILLGMAIGGLLLTATRAAAVLTIGTLVFGVQFSVSNWFLLIAVFMVTMAAVYGLGMLASSLFMLFGRQVWHTVNLFQEPIYFVTGFYFPVRSLGGAVATAASVIPLTLGLDAIRQLIFSGSPVNPLLSVNAELALLVVLAFALNWAALRGLRYMEELGKRTGRLTLKGQ, translated from the coding sequence ATGAGCGGACGACTTCAAACCAATTTGCGCGCGATCTGGGGACGCGCCTACGTGCGAGTGGTCGGCGCCAACCGCGAACCGTCGTGGCTGATATTCGACGTGCTGTTTCCGCTGTTGGCTGCGTTCGGCTTTGCTCTGGTCTATCGCGGAATGGGCGCACCGGAAACCTACATCGGATTCGTGGTTGTCTCCGGTGCGATGCTGGCCTTCTGGCAGAACATTTTGTGGGCGATGGCGGCGCAGTTTCACTGGGAAAAGGAGATGGGCAACCTCGAGTTGTACCTGATCGCACCGGTGGCGCGCATGTCCATCCTGTTGGGTATGGCCATCGGCGGGCTGCTGTTGACCGCTACCCGCGCCGCTGCCGTGCTGACCATCGGAACGCTGGTGTTTGGCGTGCAGTTTTCCGTGAGCAATTGGTTTCTCCTGATTGCCGTATTCATGGTCACCATGGCGGCCGTCTACGGTTTGGGAATGCTGGCGTCGTCGTTGTTTATGCTCTTCGGACGGCAAGTCTGGCACACGGTGAATCTGTTTCAGGAGCCGATCTACTTTGTCACCGGATTCTACTTTCCGGTGCGGTCGCTGGGCGGCGCCGTGGCAACGGCGGCGTCGGTCATTCCATTGACGCTGGGTCTCGACGCGATCCGTCAGTTGATCTTCTCGGGGTCGCCGGTCAATCCGCTGCTCTCAGTAAACGCGGAACTGGCGCTGTTGGTGGTCTTGGCGTTTGCGCTGAACTGGGCCGCGCTCAGGGGTCTGCGATACATGGAGGAGTTGGGCAAGCGCACCGGGCGGCTGACGTTGAAGGGGCAGTAA
- a CDS encoding ABC transporter ATP-binding protein — protein sequence MSWAIETEDLRRVFKGSRVKRLWRRRNTERNGAADKVALDGVSLTVNRGELFGLLGPNGAGKTTLLKILSTLLLPSSGRACVDGVDVGQDPERVRRVINMVSGGEHSGFGILTVRETIWMFAQFYGVPGRVVRERADRMMDTLGLRDDANTKISKLSTGMRQKMNIIRGFVTDPKILFLDEPTLGLDVGVAREVRTFVKGWMADHAERTIILTTHYMAEADALCDRIAIIDHGRVLACDTPDNLKRDFAPDCLYRIETPLLSDGHNPLDGLPVIRSVALEHRGDRGRTHIRVILQDEHGITTVTDRLRERGVQSLVVSRLEPTLEDAFLNLVGHGLSNGSEESEGLPS from the coding sequence ATGAGCTGGGCCATCGAGACTGAGGACTTGCGGCGCGTTTTCAAGGGGTCGCGCGTCAAGCGACTGTGGCGTCGCCGCAACACGGAACGCAATGGCGCCGCCGACAAGGTCGCGCTCGATGGGGTCAGCCTGACCGTCAATCGGGGCGAGCTGTTCGGCCTTCTGGGCCCCAACGGCGCGGGGAAGACGACGCTGTTGAAGATTCTCTCCACGCTGCTTTTGCCGAGTTCGGGGCGCGCCTGTGTCGACGGCGTCGACGTCGGTCAGGACCCGGAACGGGTGCGCCGCGTGATTAACATGGTCTCCGGCGGCGAGCATTCCGGATTCGGGATCCTCACCGTGCGCGAGACAATCTGGATGTTCGCGCAATTCTACGGTGTCCCGGGACGCGTCGTCCGCGAACGCGCCGACCGAATGATGGACACATTGGGTTTGCGCGACGACGCCAACACGAAGATCTCCAAACTGTCGACCGGGATGCGCCAAAAGATGAACATCATCCGGGGGTTTGTGACCGACCCCAAGATCCTGTTTTTGGATGAACCGACGCTGGGGCTGGATGTCGGCGTGGCGCGCGAGGTGCGCACATTCGTGAAGGGCTGGATGGCCGATCACGCCGAACGCACGATCATCCTGACGACGCACTACATGGCGGAAGCCGATGCGCTCTGCGACCGTATCGCCATCATCGATCATGGCCGGGTGCTGGCCTGCGACACACCGGACAATCTCAAGCGCGATTTCGCACCCGATTGCCTGTATCGCATCGAGACACCGCTGCTTTCCGACGGCCACAATCCGCTCGACGGGTTGCCGGTGATCAGATCGGTGGCGCTGGAACATCGGGGCGACCGCGGGCGCACCCATATCCGTGTGATTCTGCAGGACGAGCACGGCATCACGACGGTCACGGACCGCCTGCGCGAACGCGGCGTGCAATCGCTGGTGGTGTCACGACTGGAGCCGACGCTGGAGGACGCGTTCCTGAATCTCGTCGGACATGGACTGTCCAACGGCAGCGAGGAGTCGGAGGGTCTGCCCTCATGA
- a CDS encoding XdhC/CoxI family protein — MTVDHPTQHWLPRALASLRRDETLLTALVIGPDEHPRLGERLIVEVCPSRIPYGPLSDAAAALDDSFDRVIGEVSAMIVEARLPGDHAHAARLLVSRIGPHDTAWIFGAGHIAQALAPLLTGLGFRIHVCDDRAEFATAERFPDASQRLVDSFPRMARACASSQRPWVVLVTRGHLHDEQILRALRHSDCAYLGMIGSKRRVRSVMDRLKGEGAAAEFMNRIHAPIGVPIGADSPQEIAVSIAAEMIAVRRGVDAGQRLSPGATADTSGISELWSRVAEVITTGRPAVLATIVERKGSTPRGLGAQMAVFADGAIAGTIGGGCGEEEVRTAARRLLVADQPASLLTIDLTGDPRAESADICGGRYAVVLERLP; from the coding sequence ATGACAGTCGACCATCCGACACAACACTGGCTGCCGCGCGCGTTGGCATCATTGCGTCGGGATGAGACGCTGCTGACGGCGCTCGTCATCGGCCCCGACGAACATCCGCGCCTGGGTGAACGGCTGATTGTCGAGGTTTGTCCGTCGCGCATCCCATACGGGCCGCTGTCTGATGCCGCCGCGGCGCTCGATGATTCGTTCGACAGGGTTATCGGCGAGGTCTCCGCGATGATTGTTGAAGCCCGATTGCCGGGTGATCACGCGCATGCGGCGCGTCTGCTGGTCAGCCGCATCGGGCCACACGACACCGCATGGATTTTCGGCGCCGGGCACATCGCGCAGGCATTGGCGCCGCTCCTGACGGGGCTGGGATTTCGCATCCATGTCTGCGACGATCGTGCCGAATTCGCGACCGCCGAGCGCTTTCCCGACGCGTCGCAACGGTTGGTCGATTCATTTCCCCGGATGGCTCGCGCCTGTGCGTCATCGCAGCGACCGTGGGTCGTTTTGGTCACGCGCGGGCATTTGCACGACGAGCAAATCTTGCGCGCACTGCGACACTCCGATTGCGCCTACCTGGGCATGATCGGCTCGAAACGGCGTGTGCGTTCGGTCATGGACCGCTTGAAGGGTGAAGGCGCGGCCGCGGAGTTCATGAATCGTATTCATGCTCCCATCGGTGTGCCGATCGGCGCCGATTCGCCGCAGGAAATCGCGGTCTCCATCGCCGCCGAGATGATCGCAGTCCGGCGCGGCGTTGACGCGGGGCAGCGGCTGTCTCCCGGCGCGACCGCCGACACCTCGGGAATCTCAGAGTTGTGGTCCCGTGTCGCCGAAGTGATCACAACGGGTCGGCCCGCCGTGTTGGCGACGATCGTCGAGCGCAAGGGCTCGACCCCACGCGGGCTGGGCGCGCAGATGGCGGTATTCGCGGACGGCGCCATCGCCGGCACGATCGGCGGCGGTTGCGGAGAGGAAGAGGTGCGGACAGCCGCCCGTCGGTTGCTCGTTGCCGATCAACCTGCGTCACTCCTGACCATCGATTTGACCGGCGATCCCCGTGCCGAAAGCGCCGACATCTGCGGCGGACGCTACGCGGTGGTGCTGGAACGACTTCCATAG
- a CDS encoding nucleotidyltransferase family protein: MISGLICAAGLGKRLGAPKPLLPHEHATMLQIVLDRYRPADLKEIIVVLGHDARRIVGEIRLDGLKVVINSRPSQGLSSSIQRGLAYLSPGVRGVMIGMGDMPLVATATINTLIDEFRTAQKGIVAPKYKKQRGHPVIIDLKYLDELLALRGDVGAKSILAAHDDDVHDVPIDSDEVVTDVDTSEQWEHVRIRLPLPPPVEADEISSDE, encoded by the coding sequence ATGATTTCCGGTCTGATTTGCGCGGCCGGGCTCGGCAAACGGCTCGGCGCACCCAAACCATTACTGCCGCACGAACACGCGACGATGCTCCAGATCGTCTTGGATCGCTATCGTCCAGCCGATCTGAAGGAGATTATCGTTGTGTTGGGTCATGATGCACGCCGTATCGTCGGTGAAATTCGCCTCGATGGGCTGAAAGTGGTTATTAACAGCCGTCCGAGCCAGGGATTGTCCAGTTCGATTCAGCGGGGACTCGCCTATCTCTCGCCGGGCGTTCGCGGCGTGATGATCGGAATGGGCGATATGCCGCTGGTGGCGACCGCGACCATCAATACGCTGATCGACGAGTTTCGAACGGCGCAAAAGGGAATCGTCGCGCCGAAGTACAAGAAACAACGCGGTCACCCGGTGATCATCGATTTGAAGTATCTGGATGAACTGTTGGCGCTGCGCGGCGATGTCGGCGCCAAATCGATCCTGGCGGCGCACGACGATGATGTGCATGATGTCCCCATCGACTCCGATGAAGTCGTCACCGACGTCGATACATCAGAGCAATGGGAGCACGTGCGCATCCGTCTGCCGCTGCCGCCCCCGGTCGAAGCCGACGAGATCTCATCGGATGAGTAG
- the yqeB gene encoding selenium-dependent molybdenum cofactor biosynthesis protein YqeB — MNTFRQRSSIEDRALIRGGGEMGSGVAWRLHRCGFDVLITEIEHPTAIRRWVCFAEAVYDGHQKIEGVTAVRVRTMSECQAAWERNEIAVMVSPDPSRLREFKADVLIDAVLAKRNTGVEIGMARRVIGLGPGFVAGDDVDCVIETNRGPNLGRVIWQGQAERNTGVPGELAGETIKRVLRAPGTGVMETILSIGDEVNVGDLVARIGDVEVCAKLDGIVRGLMRSGLPVTPGVKIGDIDPRNNLSLCGRISDKALAIGGGVLEAIFSKPPSTDS, encoded by the coding sequence ATGAACACGTTTCGCCAAAGGTCCTCTATTGAGGATCGCGCCCTCATCCGTGGCGGCGGCGAGATGGGATCGGGCGTCGCGTGGCGCCTGCACCGTTGCGGTTTCGATGTCTTAATCACCGAAATCGAGCACCCCACCGCGATACGCCGCTGGGTCTGCTTCGCCGAGGCGGTGTATGACGGCCATCAGAAGATCGAAGGCGTCACCGCCGTCCGAGTTCGCACGATGTCGGAGTGTCAGGCAGCTTGGGAGCGCAACGAAATCGCGGTGATGGTCTCGCCGGACCCGTCACGTCTGCGGGAATTCAAAGCCGACGTTCTCATCGACGCGGTCCTGGCCAAGCGCAACACCGGCGTCGAAATCGGCATGGCCCGGCGCGTGATCGGCTTGGGGCCGGGATTCGTCGCCGGAGACGATGTCGATTGCGTGATCGAGACCAACCGCGGCCCAAACCTGGGGCGGGTCATCTGGCAGGGGCAGGCCGAACGCAACACCGGCGTTCCCGGTGAACTGGCCGGCGAGACGATCAAACGGGTCCTGCGCGCCCCCGGAACGGGCGTGATGGAAACGATCCTGTCAATTGGTGATGAAGTCAACGTCGGCGATCTGGTCGCCCGCATCGGCGACGTTGAGGTCTGCGCCAAACTCGACGGTATCGTGCGCGGACTGATGCGTTCCGGGCTGCCGGTCACTCCCGGCGTCAAGATCGGCGACATCGACCCGCGCAACAATCTGTCCCTCTGCGGCCGCATCTCCGATAAGGCGCTCGCCATCGGCGGTGGCGTGCTGGAGGCGATCTTTTCCAAACCTCCGTCAACTGATTCATAG
- a CDS encoding fibronectin type III domain-containing protein, translating to MTHSHEAALAVLILVLAVACSEERAADSDADIIPPAAIVDLRVAMATDESIELIWSPSGDDSLTGFCPYYEIGYSVDPINESSWPTTDKVHVQILASAVTDTVTEIVSGLAPARSYYFGIKGIDDAGNHSALSNIVSAKTQTLDISADEFQFAPGTEWCYEVSVIVPDAPDLNCIDTMTISVLSVSTSALKEQVARWKVSYSRCPPRPYGNEDISTVSHFADSCTFVSDRFGDWWNPPIVRRLLFPLKSGLSWRVPYGPQGMFRDTNVVSEGGVVYLHGVGLDSVFSLKVYYRADIFNEVVSRDYWFTPDVGLVRMNAMHSVFGGYSMTEWRLIRFHSPGI from the coding sequence TTGACGCATTCGCACGAAGCCGCATTGGCCGTTCTGATCCTCGTGCTGGCGGTTGCTTGTTCGGAGGAGCGCGCCGCTGATTCCGATGCCGACATCATTCCCCCGGCTGCCATCGTAGATCTGCGTGTGGCAATGGCAACAGACGAATCGATCGAGCTGATCTGGTCACCCTCGGGAGATGACTCATTGACTGGATTCTGCCCATATTATGAAATAGGTTACTCTGTTGATCCTATCAATGAGTCCTCATGGCCGACCACTGATAAAGTGCATGTCCAGATACTGGCATCGGCAGTGACTGACACCGTCACTGAGATCGTATCGGGATTGGCCCCAGCGAGGAGCTACTACTTCGGAATTAAGGGAATCGATGACGCGGGAAACCATTCTGCACTTTCCAACATCGTGAGTGCCAAGACGCAAACTCTTGATATTTCTGCTGACGAGTTCCAATTTGCACCTGGAACGGAGTGGTGTTACGAGGTCTCAGTTATTGTTCCCGACGCACCCGACCTCAATTGTATCGATACCATGACGATTTCAGTTCTCTCAGTGTCAACGAGTGCACTGAAAGAGCAGGTCGCCAGATGGAAGGTATCCTACAGCAGGTGTCCGCCACGTCCATACGGAAATGAAGATATTTCGACGGTATCGCACTTTGCCGACTCCTGCACGTTCGTTTCCGATCGTTTCGGTGATTGGTGGAATCCCCCAATTGTTCGCCGCTTGCTTTTTCCCCTGAAATCCGGACTGAGTTGGCGTGTCCCGTATGGCCCTCAAGGCATGTTTCGCGACACCAACGTAGTGTCTGAAGGCGGAGTTGTCTATTTGCATGGCGTTGGGCTTGATTCTGTGTTCAGCCTGAAAGTGTACTATCGTGCGGATATATTCAATGAGGTAGTATCTCGAGACTATTGGTTTACCCCTGATGTCGGACTTGTGAGAATGAATGCGATGCATTCGGTGTTTGGGGGCTATTCAATGACCGAGTGGAGGCTGATAAGATTCCATTCCCCTGGCATATAG